A window of the Candidatus Saccharimonadales bacterium genome harbors these coding sequences:
- a CDS encoding VOC family protein — LTPQSIVHFEIHVMDIHRAIKFYTQAFGWIIKKDGQMWRIHTGRSEYPAGEYIGIDGSFILRQQQDNDPTNPSAFVCIVDIANIDTSLEIIKSAGGIVTEPRQAVPYVGWKAYCKDTEGNIFGVLQKDSSVR, encoded by the coding sequence CGCTAACTCCGCAATCAATTGTTCATTTTGAAATCCATGTTATGGATATTCACCGTGCAATCAAATTTTATACTCAGGCATTTGGCTGGATTATTAAAAAGGATGGCCAGATGTGGCGGATTCATACTGGGCGATCAGAATATCCAGCTGGCGAATATATAGGGATCGACGGCAGTTTTATCCTTCGCCAACAACAAGACAATGACCCTACTAATCCCAGTGCGTTCGTCTGTATCGTTGATATCGCCAATATAGACACGTCCCTTGAGATTATTAAATCAGCAGGCGGTATCGTGACAGAACCTCGCCAAGCAGTTCCATACGTAGGCTGGAAAGCATACTGCAAGGATACCGAAGGGAATATTTTCGGCGTCCTACAAAAGGATTCGAGCGTGCGATGA
- a CDS encoding Crp/Fnr family transcriptional regulator — protein sequence MSHLFETKDLHHLFQGAKLQSIPKGEVLYSSDQPDKLSFIISGFVKSYFIAHNGDLGVQAIYGTGDLFPLPMIFTTLLHQDVYEGPEIYYYEAMTSIWINTIDTARLRQITESNPMLYRELLQNAGHRFRSNIQFLENLRLHGAYSKTAHQLAYFGNRFGEETKDGLQIQLPLTHQDIADIIGTTRETVTAAIIKLRDKKIIKTARTILILDFDKLVAEAYS from the coding sequence ATGAGTCATCTGTTTGAAACAAAAGATTTACATCATTTGTTTCAAGGCGCAAAGTTACAGAGCATACCAAAAGGCGAAGTTCTCTACTCTTCCGATCAGCCCGACAAATTAAGCTTTATTATATCCGGATTCGTAAAATCTTATTTCATTGCACATAATGGCGACCTGGGGGTACAGGCCATATACGGAACGGGGGATTTATTTCCTCTGCCTATGATCTTTACGACGTTACTTCATCAAGATGTATATGAAGGACCAGAAATTTATTATTACGAAGCCATGACAAGTATCTGGATTAACACTATAGATACGGCGCGCTTACGGCAAATAACCGAATCTAATCCTATGCTTTATCGGGAGTTATTACAAAATGCTGGCCACCGATTCCGTTCTAATATTCAGTTCTTAGAAAATCTTCGCCTTCATGGCGCATACAGCAAAACCGCCCATCAACTTGCGTACTTCGGAAACCGTTTCGGCGAGGAAACAAAAGATGGCCTGCAGATACAACTTCCGCTTACACATCAGGATATTGCAGACATTATCGGAACGACCAGGGAAACGGTAACCGCAGCCATCATTAAGCTTCGGGATAAAAAAATAATAAAAACGGCTCGCACCATTCTTATACTCGACTTCGACAAGCTTGTTGCCGAAGCGTATTCGTGA